The region ATGAGTATGAGGTGCAGGGGCGCAGCTATCGTTCCACCCTCATCCGACCCACCGGGGACCTGGGGTGGAGCACCTCCGTTCCTGGCCTCAGCTCTGCGCATGAAACGGTGCGGGAGATGTCGCAAGCGGATGGTTTTTGGGTTTATTACTGCCCGCGCTGGCCGGCCTATGCTTGTTTGAAGCCAGGGGGTAAGGCGATGACGGTTTATCTTATCATCGTCGCATCCCTCTGTTTGTTTTTTAGTTAGGTTGGAAAAAAGGCGGTTTTTTCTACTCGCAGCCTGAGGCCGAGAAACGAATGAATGGGCATGATGAAACCTTTTCTGGCCCTGTGCCTCTTCGCTCTGATCCCGGCCTGCACTCAGGAATCGCAAAACCAGATGAGCCGCTCGATCCAAAACTGGACGGGGGTGAACGGCATCCTGGAGGTGTATGCGGGGGAAAAACTGGTGCGGAAATTCATCCAGGTGGATAAACTGACCACGGCCACCGCGACGACGGATGTGGTGGCCCGCCCTTACCGCTTTGGCTACGGCGTGCTGGATGAGAACCTGGATGGTGTGAAGAACAGTGGCGAGAAGCGCGTGTACTTTGAGTTTAGCGACCACTCGACGAACTACATTTTTTACGAAAGCCCGCGTTAATTGGGGAGCGCGGCTGGAGGCGTGATTTGGGACCGCATTTTTTGGCAAGGCCAAACGTGAGCCATGAGGCGATTCATGGGTGAGGTGTTTTATGCCTCATACCTCTTTCTAAGATGCGACGAATCTACGATCACCTCGACCTCCGTGTCCCGAACCTAGCTGAGGCGGTGCCTTTTTATGAAAGGCTGTTGCCTGCGCTGGGCTTTACACGTCGGCAGGCCATCGAGGGCTGGTTGCAATATGAGGCCGCAGGCCATGGTGTGACGGAGTTTTTTGGCGTGACAGAATCTGCTAGCCATGTGGCGAACGAAAATCGTGTGGCGTTCCGAGCGGAGTCGGTGGAGGCCGTGGATGAACTGGCCCAAGTGGCTACTCAAGCTGGTGCCCGTTGCGTGGAGGGGCCATTGGCTTACGAACCCGGCTATTATGCCGTGTTTTTTGAAGACCCCTGCGGGAACCGTTTTGAGGTGTGTCACCGCGTGCCTCTCAATTGACTCCTCTCAGTAGTGATATTCTGTGAAGTTGAGATGATGTGCTGATATTAGGAATTTTCTCGACAGAGCTTATTATTCACGAATAGTCGTGGCACGCATGAGCGCCATCTACATCAATACAGGCACCGGAGAATCGAAAATTTATGAGGA is a window of Prosthecobacter dejongeii DNA encoding:
- a CDS encoding VOC family protein, which gives rise to MRRIYDHLDLRVPNLAEAVPFYERLLPALGFTRRQAIEGWLQYEAAGHGVTEFFGVTESASHVANENRVAFRAESVEAVDELAQVATQAGARCVEGPLAYEPGYYAVFFEDPCGNRFEVCHRVPLN
- a CDS encoding DUF3592 domain-containing protein, with protein sequence MLLLILAVSFYFLALVAGTASAYSRRWPSVSGRRMRSWVEEEYHGGHSESGAVCYEYEVQGRSYRSTLIRPTGDLGWSTSVPGLSSAHETVREMSQADGFWVYYCPRWPAYACLKPGGKAMTVYLIIVASLCLFFS